AAAGAGATgcatgaatgaatgaatgaatcattgtagttttttttttttgagttgaGTTCATGAGTTTAATTACAGAGAGATAATCAGTATCGGCTGCGAGGTAGAAGAAGACGGCGGTCATGACAGCCATGTAAGTCCCAAGAACAATGCCGGTCGCGAAAATCTCATTAAGCTTCCACGAGTCGGGCATGGGAGATGGCTTGACTTTGTCCTTGGCGATGGTCATGATGGTTCCGTCGTTGAGGATGGCGATGATGAGAACCATGAAGGGCGAGAAGTCGAACTTCCAGATCAGGGCAATCAGCATGAATCCTAGAACGATACGGATGGTGATCGAAACCGCGTAGATGGTGTAGTTCTTCATCCTCTGGAAGATGGCGCGGCTCGTCAGGACTGCGCTCACGATCACGCTCAGCCCCGGCTCCGTCAGCACGATGTCCGACGCACTCCTCGCCGCGTCTGTTGCGTCAGCGACCGCAATGCCGATGTCTGCCTTCTTCAGGGCTGGGGCATCGTTCACGCCGTCTCCTGTCATGCCGCATATGTGCTTTCTCTCTTGTAGTTTCTTCACGATCTCGTATTTGTGTTCTGCACCATCAGTTTTTATTACTGCCGGCCtctgtttcctaaaaatagaaattcttttttttgtctgttttctaaaaatagaaactctccAGTTTAGAAAATGgatctcacaatccactaacattaattcCATTACTTTTCCTACCCATCtccttactttactaattttgcattaaaactcatgccattTTTTGATTTCATTACCTGGGAAAACTCCAGCGAAGCCATCGGCTTTCTCGATGAGTTCCTCAATGGGAATGGAAGCAATGGACTCATCTTTACTCTGTCCAAGAAGGGATGAAGATGGGTACATGTTGGTGCCCATGCCTAGCCTTCGCCCGGTCTCCTTACCGATGGCAAGCTGATCGCCCGTGATCATCTTGACGTTGACGCCCAGCTCCAGCGCTCTCCTGATGGTCTCTGCGCTGTCATGTCTCGGAGGATCGAACAGAGGCAGCAGTCCCACAAATTCCCATGGCTCACCGCTGCTTTCCTTCGATTTCTCCGAGATCGTCTGTAACATACATAACACCATCACTACAATGCATAATGAGTAAAACAAAAGATATGCATGCATCACCTGTCGTGCAACGCCAAGAGCACGAAGGCCGCGGTTGGCAAAGTTGTCGATGATCTCTTGTGCCTTCTTCAAGGTTTCCCCTTTGAGGCCACAGAGCTCAATAATCTAACATATTGAAAAAAGGATGAAGTGTTTAAATGGAAACACATAAATGGAGATTGTGAAGATATGGTTTAGTATAATTATTACTTGCTCAGGAGCACCCTTGCTAGATCTGTGCCAATCTCCATTAGAGTCATAATAGGTGATTGCAGTGCGCTTTTGGACAGGATTGAATGGCAAGAAATGCACTTCAGTGATCCCGGCTCTCGCCTCCTTAGGATCAGCGAGCGTGTTGACAATCGAAGCATCGATGGCGTCCTGGTTCTCGACCCTAGAAGCTCGAGCCGCGTGCAACATGAGAGTATCCGGACTCATCTTCTTGGGGAACACCTCAATCAGAGCCTTGTCAACGGTGAGCTTGTTGAGCGTTAGTGTTCCCGTCTTGTCACTGCAGAGAACATCCATGCCGGCCATTTCCTCAATGGCCGTCATCCTCTTGGTGATGGCCCCTTGCTCCGAGAGCCTGTGGGACCCGATAGCCATGGTCACGGACAGCACCGTGGGCATGGCTATCGGAATCCCTCCAATAAGCAGCACGAGCAGGTTGTCGATCCCGTCTCTGTACTTCCTCTGTTGGATGGGGAACATCacgataatctcaatgatcatTCCCACACCGATAGAGCAGATGCAGAAGTTGCCAATAGCCGTCAACACCTAACCAAAAACAATCATCAACATTTTCTCACAAAAAAGGGTATGTTACATACTCAATGTCCCACATCACTTGTGACAACATTTGGTGTGGGGTATATATATTAAATGACGTATCTCTCTTAATAGACTAGTTTTTGggttgagttctcctgtttggtctgtcTCAGGGGTATTGGTAGTTACCTTCTGGAAGTGTCCCACATTGTTGGTGTTATCAACAAGATGGGCAGCCTTTCCAAAGAAGGTGTGCACTCCAGTTGCAATGACAACCGCCTCGATCTCGCCTTGCTTGCAGGTGGACCCGGAGAAGACCTCATCCCCGGGGTGCCTGGTCACAGGGAGGGACTCACCGGTGAGGGCAGACTGATCGATTTTCAAAGGATCTCCCTCCAATAGGCGAGCATCAGCGGGAATAATATCACCAAGCTTGACACTGATCAAGTCCCCCGGAACAAGGATAGATGCATCATGCTCACACCACTTTCCGTCTCTCAAAACCTTGCATTTCGGGGCAAGGCCAGCCATGAGAGCGGCAGCAGCATTTCCGGCATTGTTCTCCTCGATGAAACTGATGGTGGAGTTGATGATGAGAAGCACCATAATCCCAACAAAGTCCTGCCAGTC
This portion of the Salvia splendens isolate huo1 chromosome 10, SspV2, whole genome shotgun sequence genome encodes:
- the LOC121751672 gene encoding ATPase 8, plasma membrane-type isoform X1 — protein: MASGISLEDIRNETADLEKIPIEEVFAALKCTREGLTSAEGETRLHIFGPNKLEEKKDSKFLKFLGFMWNPLSWVMELAAIMAIALANGGGKPPDWQDFVGIMVLLIINSTISFIEENNAGNAAAALMAGLAPKCKVLRDGKWCEHDASILVPGDLISVKLGDIIPADARLLEGDPLKIDQSALTGESLPVTRHPGDEVFSGSTCKQGEIEAVVIATGVHTFFGKAAHLVDNTNNVGHFQKVLTAIGNFCICSIGVGMIIEIIVMFPIQQRKYRDGIDNLLVLLIGGIPIAMPTVLSVTMAIGSHRLSEQGAITKRMTAIEEMAGMDVLCSDKTGTLTLNKLTVDKALIEVFPKKMSPDTLMLHAARASRVENQDAIDASIVNTLADPKEARAGITEVHFLPFNPVQKRTAITYYDSNGDWHRSSKGAPEQIIELCGLKGETLKKAQEIIDNFANRGLRALGVARQTISEKSKESSGEPWEFVGLLPLFDPPRHDSAETIRRALELGVNVKMITGDQLAIGKETGRRLGMGTNMYPSSSLLGQSKDESIASIPIEELIEKADGFAGVFPEHKYEIVKKLQERKHICGMTGDGVNDAPALKKADIGIAVADATDAARSASDIVLTEPGLSVIVSAVLTSRAIFQRMKNYTIYAVSITIRIVLGFMLIALIWKFDFSPFMVLIIAILNDGTIMTIAKDKVKPSPMPDSWKLNEIFATGIVLGTYMAVMTAVFFYLAADTDYLSVIKLMNSTQKKKTTMIHSFIHASLFIGLRQFSKTSCISFYWFKAIFKVKSLRESPEELTAALYLQVSIISQALIFVTRSRSWSFVERPGLLLVFAFFAAQLVATVIAVYANWEFARIKGIGWGWAGVIWIYSIVTYFPLDILKFCIRLALTGKAWDSMIQNKTAFTTKKDYGKGEREAQWAVAQRTLRGLSTASESDKDHIELSAIADQARRRAEVARLREIHTLKGHVESMVKLKGLDIETIQQHYTV
- the LOC121751672 gene encoding ATPase 8, plasma membrane-type isoform X2, with translation MASGISLEDIRNETADLEKIPIEEVFAALKCTREGLTSAEGETRLHIFGPNKLEEKKDSKFLKFLGFMWNPLSWVMELAAIMAIALANGGGKPPDWQDFVGIMVLLIINSTISFIEENNAGNAAAALMAGLAPKCKVLRDGKWCEHDASILVPGDLISVKLGDIIPADARLLEGDPLKIDQSALTGESLPVTRHPGDEVFSGSTCKQGEIEAVVIATGVHTFFGKAAHLVDNTNNVGHFQKVLTAIGNFCICSIGVGMIIEIIVMFPIQQRKYRDGIDNLLVLLIGGIPIAMPTVLSVTMAIGSHRLSEQGAITKRMTAIEEMAGMDVLCSDKTGTLTLNKLTVDKALIEVFPKKMSPDTLMLHAARASRVENQDAIDASIVNTLADPKEARAGITEVHFLPFNPVQKRTAITYYDSNGDWHRSSKGAPEQIIELCGLKGETLKKAQEIIDNFANRGLRALGVARQTISEKSKESSGEPWEFVGLLPLFDPPRHDSAETIRRALELGVNVKMITGDQLAIGKETGRRLGMGTNMYPSSSLLGQSKDESIASIPIEELIEKADGFAGVFPEHKYEIVKKLQERKHICGMTGDGVNDAPALKKADIGIAVADATDAARSASDIVLTEPGLSVIVSAVLTSRAIFQRMKNYTIYAVSITIRIVLGFMLIALIWKFDFSPFMVLIIAILNDGTIMTIAKDKVKPSPMPDSWKLNEIFATGIVLGTYMAVMTAVFFYLAADTDYLSAIFKVKSLRESPEELTAALYLQVSIISQALIFVTRSRSWSFVERPGLLLVFAFFAAQLVATVIAVYANWEFARIKGIGWGWAGVIWIYSIVTYFPLDILKFCIRLALTGKAWDSMIQNKTAFTTKKDYGKGEREAQWAVAQRTLRGLSTASESDKDHIELSAIADQARRRAEVARLREIHTLKGHVESMVKLKGLDIETIQQHYTV